The following are from one region of the Terriglobia bacterium genome:
- a CDS encoding DUF6152 family protein, which yields MRNKLITVMASAGILLATVLPLLAHHSFAAEFDASQTVTLEGKVAKLEMVNPHSWLHFDVTKPDGTVEHWMAEGGSPSVLLRLGWNRDTLPAGTKIKITGARAKDGSLRLNTRSIEFADGKKLSMGGSNPDAEQPK from the coding sequence ATGCGCAACAAACTGATCACTGTTATGGCGAGTGCCGGCATCCTTCTGGCAACGGTTTTGCCGTTGCTTGCTCACCATTCTTTTGCCGCCGAATTCGACGCGTCGCAGACGGTCACACTCGAAGGAAAGGTTGCCAAGCTGGAGATGGTCAATCCCCATTCCTGGCTGCACTTCGATGTCACGAAGCCGGACGGCACTGTTGAACACTGGATGGCGGAAGGCGGATCGCCTAGCGTGTTGCTTCGACTCGGATGGAACAGAGACACGCTTCCTGCGGGCACAAAGATAAAAATCACGGGCGCCCGAGCCAAAGATGGCAGCCTTCGCCTCAACACACGAAGCATTGAGTTCGCCGACGGAAAAAAGCTCTCGATGGGCGGGTCCAATCCGGATGCAGAACAGCCGAAGTAA
- a CDS encoding VOC family protein, with translation MKPILFALLVLCIACPLLAQLPTPNADGVTAGHHIFRAKDVDAANKFWITLGGEPAALANIKLMKFPGVLLFISAPRGANPAPSLGGNHGTTVEYITFKSKDLKATLAKLTEAGIAAKSEKGAITLMGPDDVQVRITEDKKLAIPIASDGLVMKVADAAEVSAWYAKWFGAKVSKNGQDTIGEIPGARIVFRATKDSIAPTKGHSLGLLGFEVSDLKTFVQKYQDAGGKLDSQIATAAAANLSVVQLTDPWGTSIEVSQGLKAVK, from the coding sequence ATGAAACCCATACTTTTCGCTCTGCTTGTGCTGTGCATTGCATGCCCTTTGCTTGCTCAACTTCCAACACCGAACGCCGATGGCGTTACCGCGGGGCATCACATCTTCCGCGCGAAGGATGTGGACGCCGCAAACAAGTTCTGGATCACTCTCGGCGGCGAACCGGCGGCGCTGGCGAATATCAAGCTGATGAAGTTCCCCGGAGTTCTGCTGTTCATCAGCGCTCCGCGAGGCGCGAACCCGGCGCCGTCGCTCGGCGGCAACCACGGCACGACGGTGGAGTACATCACCTTCAAGTCGAAGGACCTCAAGGCGACCCTTGCAAAGCTGACTGAAGCCGGGATCGCGGCCAAGAGCGAGAAGGGCGCCATCACGCTGATGGGACCCGACGATGTTCAGGTCCGCATCACCGAGGATAAGAAACTGGCAATTCCGATTGCTTCCGACGGCCTTGTGATGAAAGTTGCCGACGCGGCGGAAGTGTCCGCGTGGTATGCGAAATGGTTTGGCGCCAAAGTCAGCAAGAATGGCCAGGACACGATCGGCGAGATTCCCGGCGCCAGGATCGTTTTCCGCGCGACAAAGGATTCCATCGCTCCGACAAAAGGTCATTCGCTCGGCCTGCTGGGTTTCGAAGTGAGCGACCTCAAGACTTTCGTTCAGAAGTATCAGGACGCCGGCGGCAAATTGGATTCTCAGATTGCAACTGCCGCTGCAGCCAACCTGTCGGTGGTGCAACTGACCGATCCGTGGGGAACTTCCATCGAAGTGAGCCAGGGGCTAAAGGCTGTTAAGTAA
- the rlmD gene encoding 23S rRNA (uracil(1939)-C(5))-methyltransferase RlmD: MICRHFGVCGGCSIQDLPYAQQLASKEAALRKHLSIPVPSPAFIPFAMDSETPSAFRQKVAFVFGPASGGRGLVMGHYERGSRRIVPVEECPVHSTRGNRIAFALRDHLVRAGIHPGLLRHLIIRTTLDDREAVAMLVVTRNDKSLRRPVRALLDSTNRPDGFFININDSPGPFMTGPQTIRIDGRSQVRETVGGFSYLISPDAFFQTNVRAAGALQRFVLEGVAGAERVLDLYCGSGLFSLPLAAGDARVTGIDENRQAIRDAEANVRLNRIPAGRARFISARVEDGLARVAREPWHAVILDPPRQGCPKPVLAAVFEGIAPSRAVYVSCNPDMLAAELPVILRAGYGVERLGAVDMFPHTDHIETAVRLVRS; encoded by the coding sequence GTGATTTGCCGCCACTTCGGGGTCTGCGGAGGATGCAGCATCCAGGATCTCCCTTACGCGCAGCAGCTGGCTTCAAAGGAAGCGGCGCTCCGGAAGCATTTATCCATTCCTGTTCCGTCTCCTGCGTTTATCCCTTTCGCAATGGATTCCGAAACGCCATCGGCTTTCCGCCAGAAAGTCGCATTCGTTTTTGGTCCGGCATCTGGCGGACGCGGGCTTGTGATGGGACACTACGAGCGGGGTAGCCGGCGGATTGTCCCGGTCGAGGAATGCCCGGTCCACAGCACGCGCGGCAACCGGATCGCTTTCGCTCTGCGCGATCATCTGGTTCGTGCCGGAATCCACCCGGGTCTCCTTCGCCACCTGATTATCCGAACAACGCTCGATGATCGTGAAGCCGTTGCGATGCTGGTCGTTACCCGCAACGATAAATCCCTGCGACGGCCCGTGCGCGCCTTGCTGGATTCCACGAATCGGCCAGACGGCTTTTTCATCAATATCAACGACAGCCCGGGCCCATTCATGACCGGGCCGCAAACGATCCGAATCGATGGGCGAAGTCAGGTTCGCGAAACTGTCGGCGGGTTCTCTTATCTGATTTCGCCGGACGCGTTTTTCCAGACGAACGTCCGCGCCGCCGGTGCGCTCCAACGATTCGTTCTGGAAGGTGTTGCCGGGGCTGAACGCGTGCTCGATCTGTACTGCGGCAGCGGCCTCTTCTCACTTCCACTCGCTGCCGGAGACGCCCGCGTGACGGGTATCGACGAAAACCGCCAGGCGATCCGCGACGCCGAAGCCAACGTCCGGCTGAACCGCATTCCCGCGGGCCGCGCTCGCTTTATCTCCGCCCGTGTCGAAGACGGGCTTGCAAGGGTCGCGCGAGAGCCCTGGCACGCCGTCATTCTCGATCCTCCAAGACAGGGCTGTCCGAAGCCTGTACTGGCGGCTGTCTTCGAAGGCATTGCTCCGTCGCGCGCGGTCTATGTCTCGTGTAATCCCGATATGCTGGCCGCTGAATTGCCGGTTATTTTGAGGGCCGGATACGGCGTTGAGCGCCTCGGCGCCGTCGACATGTTTCCGCATACCGATCATATTGAAACGGCCGTGCGGCTGGTACGGAGTTAA
- a CDS encoding ABC transporter permease — MLRSELWRVSFDALRANKLKAFLTMLGVVIGSACIVLVVTISLLGQSYIVKQIEGVGSNIVWAELHHSQASTLSDEITEADMDAVRGEVPNVVEVAGTREVQMSVVAGAIERPVTLVAVTAGFQKIRNLLVVAGRYFDIDDFQTKSKVCLLTDELARVVFAGTDPVGQVIRVGELRFTVIGVFKERISTFGQSEITRETIIVPFGLLKSYADTGSIKTLYAQAASPDDVPAVTRGVNATLLGRHRQGSLYDVDNLTSILDAARKITFALLLVLLAVGLITLIISGVGIMNIMLVTVSERTREIGVRKAIGAAKREILFQFLLEALMISGTGAVLGILIALSIPILVQPFLPEGLTIPISGASVIVAFVVSCLTGVIFGYLPASRAARLQPTEALRHE; from the coding sequence ATGCTCCGAAGCGAACTGTGGAGAGTTTCGTTCGACGCGCTGCGCGCGAATAAGCTGAAGGCTTTTCTGACGATGCTGGGCGTCGTCATCGGCAGCGCCTGCATCGTTCTTGTCGTTACGATTTCGCTGCTCGGCCAGAGCTACATCGTGAAGCAGATTGAAGGTGTCGGCTCGAATATTGTGTGGGCGGAATTGCACCACAGCCAGGCCTCAACGTTAAGCGATGAGATCACCGAGGCCGATATGGATGCCGTACGCGGCGAGGTGCCGAATGTGGTCGAGGTTGCGGGAACACGCGAGGTACAGATGTCGGTTGTTGCCGGAGCCATCGAACGGCCCGTGACGCTTGTTGCCGTCACGGCGGGATTCCAGAAGATTCGCAATCTCCTCGTTGTTGCCGGGAGGTATTTCGATATCGACGATTTTCAGACCAAGAGCAAGGTCTGCCTCCTTACGGACGAGCTTGCCCGCGTCGTATTTGCCGGAACGGATCCCGTTGGCCAGGTCATTCGAGTGGGCGAATTGAGATTTACCGTGATCGGCGTCTTCAAGGAACGCATCTCGACGTTCGGCCAATCGGAGATTACGCGGGAGACCATCATCGTTCCGTTTGGACTTTTAAAGAGCTATGCCGACACCGGCAGTATCAAGACCTTATATGCTCAGGCGGCCTCCCCCGACGATGTGCCCGCTGTTACCAGAGGGGTCAACGCGACTCTCCTCGGCAGGCATCGGCAAGGGTCCCTGTACGATGTCGACAACCTGACCTCGATTCTCGATGCGGCGCGGAAGATTACCTTCGCTCTCCTGCTTGTGCTTCTGGCCGTCGGCTTGATCACTCTGATCATCAGCGGCGTCGGCATCATGAACATCATGCTGGTCACCGTCAGCGAGCGGACGCGAGAGATCGGCGTGCGCAAAGCCATCGGCGCGGCGAAGCGTGAGATTCTGTTTCAGTTCCTTCTCGAAGCGCTGATGATCAGCGGAACGGGCGCGGTTCTCGGAATTCTGATCGCGCTGAGTATTCCGATTCTGGTTCAGCCGTTCCTGCCGGAGGGTTTGACGATTCCGATTTCCGGAGCGTCCGTGATCGTCGCCTTTGTGGTCTCGTGCCTGACCGGAGTCATCTTCGGATATCTCCCGGCCAGCCGCGCCGCGAGGCTCCAGCCTACCGAAGCATTGCGGCATGAATGA
- a CDS encoding glycosyltransferase family 39 protein, with amino-acid sequence MFRSHRVLVPLLILIYIAQCVWFIRTQSFTNDEPEHLVAGLEAWSYGEFARWQDQPPLARLLFSLPLLRTDWAYHISDDQVRLDRPAAEVWLYRARPLNMLLGVVLLILIWTAAADLYSESAATFAVALAVFSPDLIAHFSLTTIDGVGTLLFFASALQFVRWWRKPGLTNAMLLGLVLGLFLISKFNSPPIAALMVLLVLIRGGWRRAAALSTIACLTVWAGYFFHISRVVFAGQKVTIHFAGYMKQLVQEMPTLANPITIFLPACEWMTGLGMVVFHDIEGHRAFLLGHYSPNGWKLYFPAAMLLKWPLITILLAITGAWCIRRMPKRRDLLLMSLFPVVYFGFAILTRIDIGVRHVLPLYPFVLLFAAAVWEFARERRSLRVLLAALVIVQAADIARYAPDYLAYFNAAVPSEQSWQYLSDSNTDWGQGMFALREYQREHPAENIYLAPVGEVDPAFYGIRYTRLGESDHPSGTVIVSATHLSGQLLKDHDAYRWLLTYPRKAILDHVLYVFDTTGGPSVNSADSGRAVPERTVETDLRAAGK; translated from the coding sequence GTGTTTCGCAGTCATCGGGTTCTGGTTCCGTTGCTGATCCTGATCTATATCGCGCAATGCGTGTGGTTCATACGGACACAGTCGTTTACGAATGATGAACCCGAACATTTGGTCGCCGGCCTCGAAGCATGGAGCTACGGCGAATTTGCCCGCTGGCAAGATCAGCCGCCTCTGGCACGGCTTCTTTTCTCACTGCCGCTGCTCCGCACGGATTGGGCGTATCACATCTCAGACGACCAGGTCCGCCTGGACCGTCCCGCTGCCGAGGTCTGGCTGTACCGCGCACGGCCACTAAACATGCTGCTTGGCGTGGTATTGCTGATTCTGATCTGGACCGCCGCCGCCGATCTCTATTCGGAATCGGCCGCGACATTCGCTGTCGCCCTAGCGGTTTTTTCCCCCGACCTGATCGCGCATTTCTCGCTGACGACGATCGACGGAGTGGGCACGCTCCTTTTCTTCGCTTCCGCCCTCCAGTTTGTTCGATGGTGGCGCAAACCCGGACTGACGAATGCGATGCTGCTTGGCCTCGTCCTTGGGCTGTTCCTTATTTCGAAGTTCAACAGCCCGCCGATCGCCGCGCTTATGGTTCTTCTGGTCTTGATCCGCGGTGGCTGGCGGCGCGCCGCTGCGTTGTCGACGATCGCGTGCCTGACGGTATGGGCCGGGTACTTCTTTCATATTTCGCGAGTGGTGTTCGCCGGCCAGAAGGTCACGATCCACTTCGCCGGGTACATGAAGCAACTCGTGCAGGAAATGCCGACGCTGGCGAATCCGATTACGATCTTCCTGCCGGCTTGCGAATGGATGACGGGGCTGGGCATGGTTGTCTTTCACGATATCGAGGGCCATCGCGCATTCCTGCTTGGCCACTATTCTCCGAACGGATGGAAACTGTACTTTCCCGCCGCCATGCTTCTGAAGTGGCCGCTGATCACCATTCTGCTTGCCATCACAGGCGCCTGGTGTATCCGGCGGATGCCGAAGCGGCGGGATCTGCTTCTGATGAGTCTGTTTCCCGTGGTGTACTTTGGCTTCGCGATCTTGACGCGCATCGATATCGGAGTGCGCCACGTCCTCCCGCTCTACCCTTTCGTACTTCTCTTCGCCGCGGCGGTTTGGGAATTCGCCAGGGAGAGGCGCTCCCTCCGGGTACTACTCGCCGCGCTGGTGATCGTGCAGGCTGCCGATATCGCCCGCTATGCACCGGACTACCTGGCTTACTTCAACGCGGCCGTCCCATCTGAACAAAGCTGGCAGTACCTGAGCGACAGTAATACCGACTGGGGACAGGGAATGTTCGCGTTACGTGAATATCAGCGCGAACATCCGGCGGAGAACATTTATCTCGCGCCTGTTGGCGAGGTGGATCCGGCCTTCTACGGAATCCGCTATACGCGGCTGGGTGAATCGGACCATCCTTCGGGAACTGTCATCGTGAGCGCGACACATCTCTCCGGACAACTGTTGAAGGACCACGATGCGTATCGCTGGCTGCTGACGTATCCGCGCAAAGCGATCCTGGATCACGTGCTTTACGTCTTCGACACCACAGGCGGGCCCTCAGTGAATTCGGCAGACAGCGGCCGCGCTGTTCCGGAACGGACAGTCGAGACTGACCTTCGAGCCGCCGGGAAGTAG
- a CDS encoding ankyrin repeat domain-containing protein: ALEALKIAVEAGLDIKQANSKGVTALHGAAERGANSIVQYLADHGAPMNVRDRQKWTPLDYALGRNSVAQLPIPHESTVALLQKLGALEGKDIK, from the coding sequence AGCCCTCGAAGCGCTGAAGATCGCCGTCGAAGCGGGACTCGATATCAAGCAAGCAAACTCCAAAGGCGTAACCGCGCTGCACGGAGCCGCCGAACGCGGAGCCAACAGCATCGTCCAGTACTTGGCGGATCATGGCGCTCCGATGAATGTTCGGGACAGACAGAAATGGACTCCCCTGGATTACGCGCTGGGAAGGAACTCGGTCGCACAGCTGCCGATCCCACACGAGAGCACCGTGGCCCTGCTACAGAAACTCGGCGCTCTCGAAGGGAAAGACATTAAATAG